The following are from one region of the Romeriopsis navalis LEGE 11480 genome:
- a CDS encoding lactonase family protein — MQFKFLPLAVMGTVAFTTTAPMASHATPRQRRVETVFTSSNETSGNRILAFQEDRSGRLQLKYSIPTGGTGTGGGLGNQSAIKFSPGRRWLLSVNAGSNDVSVFDSWKGKLKLTDRVSSNGERPVSVAVQGNFVYVVNAGSNSVSGFRLNRFTGKLKPLPNSSRALSSDNTAPAQVSFTPNGRALIVTEKATQKIASFPIERNGYLGQATFNQSSGQTPFGFAFNRRGQLFVSEAAGGAPGASSLSSYNVRRQGRNRGQLTAITPSSPTNQTAACWVVITRNGRYAYTTNTGSGTITGYRINRRGQLSLLNPDGLTANTGEGSAPLDMALSRNNRELYVLNSGTNTIGAFDVNRDGSLTAKAGAEGLPQGSTGLAVR, encoded by the coding sequence ATGCAATTTAAGTTTTTACCATTGGCGGTAATGGGTACTGTGGCATTTACCACAACAGCACCGATGGCAAGCCATGCCACACCACGCCAGCGACGAGTCGAAACCGTGTTTACGAGTAGTAATGAAACTAGCGGCAACCGGATTCTGGCGTTCCAAGAAGATCGCAGCGGCAGACTTCAACTGAAATATTCGATCCCTACGGGTGGAACTGGCACTGGCGGGGGCCTCGGCAACCAAAGTGCGATTAAATTCAGTCCGGGTCGGCGGTGGCTCCTGAGTGTGAACGCTGGGAGTAATGATGTCTCCGTATTTGACAGTTGGAAGGGGAAGCTGAAACTGACCGATCGGGTCAGCTCGAATGGTGAGCGCCCAGTCAGCGTCGCCGTCCAAGGAAATTTCGTCTATGTCGTCAATGCCGGGAGCAATAGTGTTTCGGGCTTCCGCTTGAATCGGTTTACGGGCAAGCTGAAGCCACTCCCGAACTCCAGTCGCGCCTTGAGTAGCGATAATACCGCTCCGGCTCAAGTCAGCTTTACCCCCAATGGTCGCGCCTTGATCGTGACGGAAAAAGCCACCCAGAAAATTGCTTCTTTCCCGATCGAGCGAAACGGCTATTTAGGCCAGGCCACCTTTAACCAGTCCTCAGGCCAGACACCCTTTGGCTTTGCCTTTAACCGGCGCGGTCAGCTGTTTGTCTCCGAGGCCGCTGGTGGTGCGCCGGGTGCCAGTTCGCTGTCTTCCTATAATGTGCGACGACAGGGGCGCAATCGGGGCCAGTTGACCGCCATTACACCGTCTAGCCCCACGAATCAAACGGCGGCTTGTTGGGTCGTGATCACCCGCAATGGTCGGTATGCCTACACCACCAATACCGGGAGTGGGACAATTACTGGCTATCGGATCAATCGTCGGGGCCAGTTGAGTTTGCTAAATCCTGATGGGCTAACCGCAAATACCGGGGAAGGCAGTGCGCCACTCGATATGGCGCTCAGCCGCAATAACCGTGAATTGTATGTGCTGAATAGCGGCACGAATACGATCGGCGCTTTTGATGTCAACCGCGATGGTTCACTGACTGCGAAGGCCGGTGCAGAAGGCTTGCCCCAAGGCTCCACGGGTCTAGCGGTACGCTAA
- a CDS encoding RluA family pseudouridine synthase gives MPQGRQIPAEQILNEAVAYWYEGACPKTGALLRLPRTRESEAVAQQLGETLAADKAWPTEGKMYGVLLTEDATGARQILKAFSGLINGQSVWSGWVPPLPGREAFAKAEVNTIVALETLKQELIQLKSLPIYQAYTDLESECTTELAALDKIHAERKRERDRQRQENCDPQLISDLQYQSRQDGADRRRLRKQHRECLAPLQQEIKAAEQRMRAIKQERKSLSQQLQLQMHQAYQLTNFLGLSASLRSLMPQGAPTGTGECCAPKLLHHAAVLGLKPVAMAEFWWGEGKGDKQPGQFYGACETRCQPIMGFLLGGTQPQSLDLEILYEDAGMVAIDKPSGLLSVPGRGSEKVDSALMRLRSVYPEVQPVHRLDQATSGVLLFAKNAAMQRALQRCFEQRQVQKVYEAIVQGRVAADAGTIELSLWADPDRRPKQFVDEVRGKTALTKFEVVERNEHHTRVVFYPVTGRTHQLRVHAVAGLGGAIVGDRLYGAATDNQRLHLHAKELEIPHPTEDKLIQITSTVPF, from the coding sequence ATGCCTCAAGGCAGACAGATACCAGCCGAGCAAATATTGAATGAGGCGGTGGCGTATTGGTATGAGGGAGCCTGCCCCAAAACCGGCGCGCTGCTGCGGTTGCCTCGGACAAGGGAGTCGGAAGCAGTCGCGCAGCAGCTTGGGGAAACTTTAGCAGCAGATAAGGCTTGGCCCACAGAAGGCAAAATGTATGGTGTGTTATTGACTGAGGATGCTACCGGAGCAAGGCAAATTCTCAAAGCGTTCTCAGGCTTGATCAATGGACAATCGGTCTGGTCGGGTTGGGTGCCACCGTTACCCGGTCGGGAAGCATTTGCCAAGGCAGAAGTGAATACGATCGTCGCCTTAGAAACGCTAAAGCAAGAATTAATCCAGTTAAAGTCATTGCCAATTTATCAGGCTTATACAGATTTAGAATCAGAATGCACAACTGAACTGGCAGCATTAGATAAAATTCACGCAGAACGAAAGCGAGAACGAGATCGTCAACGACAGGAAAACTGCGATCCACAATTAATTAGCGATTTGCAGTACCAAAGTCGGCAGGATGGGGCCGATCGACGCCGTTTACGTAAGCAACATCGGGAATGTCTAGCACCGTTGCAGCAGGAAATCAAGGCGGCGGAGCAGCGAATGCGGGCGATTAAGCAGGAGCGCAAAAGTCTCTCCCAGCAACTTCAGTTGCAAATGCATCAGGCCTATCAGTTGACGAATTTTCTGGGGCTGTCGGCGTCTTTGCGATCGTTGATGCCGCAGGGTGCGCCGACGGGAACGGGGGAATGTTGTGCGCCGAAGCTATTGCATCATGCGGCGGTGTTGGGGTTGAAGCCGGTGGCGATGGCGGAGTTTTGGTGGGGTGAGGGGAAGGGAGATAAACAACCGGGGCAGTTCTATGGCGCATGTGAAACTCGCTGTCAGCCGATTATGGGATTCTTGCTGGGAGGAACACAGCCGCAGTCACTTGATCTCGAAATTCTCTACGAGGATGCGGGGATGGTGGCGATCGATAAACCCAGTGGGTTGCTATCGGTGCCGGGGCGGGGGAGCGAGAAGGTGGATAGTGCGTTAATGCGGCTGCGATCGGTGTATCCCGAGGTGCAGCCAGTGCATCGGCTAGATCAAGCTACGTCGGGGGTTTTGCTGTTTGCCAAGAATGCAGCGATGCAGCGGGCATTGCAACGGTGTTTTGAGCAGCGGCAGGTGCAGAAGGTCTATGAGGCGATCGTGCAAGGACGGGTGGCGGCGGATGCGGGGACGATCGAGTTATCGCTATGGGCGGACCCCGATCGGCGGCCAAAGCAGTTTGTGGATGAAGTGCGCGGTAAGACCGCACTAACGAAGTTTGAGGTAGTGGAACGCAATGAGCACCACACCCGAGTGGTGTTTTATCCGGTGACGGGTCGGACGCATCAGTTACGGGTCCATGCGGTGGCGGGGTTAGGTGGTGCGATTGTGGGCGATCGGTTATATGGTGCGGCAACGGACAATCAGCGGTTGCATCTTCATGCGAAGGAACTGGAGATCCCACATCCGACTGAAGACAAGCTGATTCAAATTACTTCAACGGTCCCGTTCTGA
- a CDS encoding Uma2 family endonuclease, translated as MVQAQSRTTDSLAEFLRSPNLEESPAWELFVGVVSQKPLPTLYHSILQKRLVSAIDGAGSDYEAFPELHCVLAENSIVPDVTVIGRGRCPLGNQPVSGPPDWLIEILSPDQSTTKLIAKIQACLVEGGHLGWLIDAEERVVMVFWPDRPLVLLRDDEVLPVLDAINLNLTVAQVFDWLPG; from the coding sequence ATGGTCCAAGCTCAATCCCGCACTACCGACTCTCTCGCCGAGTTTCTCCGATCGCCGAACTTGGAGGAGTCGCCTGCGTGGGAGTTGTTTGTTGGAGTGGTGAGCCAGAAGCCGCTGCCGACGTTGTACCACAGCATTTTGCAAAAGCGATTGGTGAGCGCGATCGATGGTGCGGGTAGCGACTATGAGGCATTTCCGGAGTTGCACTGTGTGTTGGCGGAGAATTCGATCGTGCCGGATGTGACGGTGATTGGGCGGGGGCGATGTCCGCTGGGGAATCAACCTGTGAGTGGCCCGCCGGATTGGTTGATCGAGATTTTGTCACCGGATCAGAGTACGACGAAGCTGATCGCGAAGATTCAGGCATGCTTGGTGGAAGGTGGACATTTGGGTTGGCTGATTGATGCGGAGGAACGGGTGGTGATGGTGTTTTGGCCCGATCGGCCGTTGGTATTGTTGCGGGATGATGAGGTTTTGCCTGTGTTGGATGCGATTAATTTGAATCTTACTGTGGCGCAAGTTTTTGACTGGTTGCCAGGTTAG
- a CDS encoding AAA family ATPase, which produces MSQNWFEAGVKRLGQEKRPLQFVLVFALAVLLVTSSAVPNVAQTKNQKSLTPSERVKIEQEIKNLAAKDVQDDISQRTDKVINWYKNSGLPLQEIRQIYDDEYTKQDKSKRKDFREFLNPKNGWLIPSLTAILGAIGATLITKFSTSFLNWLHKIDNWIYQRFSGNKFFWTQALRRYRKALVEKHGELKIPFRPNRPLDMAEIYVPLKVAGTRNREAKIEALQAVRQYKRLMVTGEPGSGKTMLLRYLALNYGLERLQLANNPVVVLLELHRLAGGAEILPQLVEALKRGDFPNGEAFLKQALQSGKLVLLLDGLDEVSSNDRTRVVRHLRDFLDVYGKCGTVITCRTPVYQGEFDLITEQTLEVEAFTDAQIQQFLRPWQRQTPAEKSVQQLVQALNSRPQVKALARNPLLLTIIAYLYCDTSFVLPHSRAEFYAKSTDILLETWDQSKENPNQFKGFAKRLVLQHLALYAQDSIQSQLTERRRTDQQQERKTLNFQTIAQEIQTILPALNLDAEQDWQLVLDEIVERSGLLLRIDGGARYQFSSLTLQEFFAASALINKPQQIIQRYQAAPDDWYEAIKVWCGLSNDATEVIASIYKIKPILALECIPEAQQVNKNTADSIIKHFKSELATENASWQFLKAFAALVSDFRPRGQYLFEYLVQLLDDLEKPLERESAIKILSLTYRHDAAQALASVYDGSDSISASLIRMGDIAIPALVNLVKAKEVGAFTDLRNIDTPAAIDAAGELTFFVKDTIKEIESYSYEIDKRFIKIEVIKGGFFKEKDSELILQVKNLSNQKLEGIKIVLDESPEYQITSFSNIRNERISFIKANSNYILKYRLKTQVIGQLTLQLRLENEFYQPPLTILSVSKNPYICGNPIEDKANFYGRKNELESIRNHICDENGSPTMLIGEQRSGKTSIFRLLTQELPKKYIPIYISLSGVELETKKALKWILIKIQRELKQHKISTDIIPDLEFNNDFCDELTKIEHQVKSQSSQTKIALIIDEMHEAANIGNKFQEVLREAFISHRDFIRITVACYHSFFSDAKSSSSPLHNIFKYIHLKMLEGDDLDALITKPAKMFGYTYTKEAVAAIKHISGGHPYYCQAICHESLDIARNQRKKEISYEFVKEAKKITLKNDIEKFRLGYWLACNLDEKYVLKKIIQGQRISEKKESRKTLESLERKLILTKSHERLVFSSLLFREWVEQLLEYKN; this is translated from the coding sequence ATGTCGCAGAATTGGTTTGAGGCTGGGGTGAAGCGCTTGGGGCAGGAGAAGCGGCCTTTGCAGTTTGTGCTGGTGTTTGCGTTGGCGGTTTTGCTGGTGACGAGTTCGGCGGTGCCGAATGTGGCGCAGACAAAGAATCAAAAATCTCTTACCCCCTCTGAGAGGGTAAAAATTGAGCAGGAAATCAAAAATCTTGCGGCAAAAGATGTTCAAGATGACATTTCGCAGCGAACAGATAAGGTTATTAACTGGTATAAGAACTCTGGCTTACCTTTACAGGAAATTCGCCAGATTTACGACGATGAATATACAAAGCAAGACAAATCCAAACGTAAGGATTTTCGAGAATTTCTGAATCCGAAAAATGGATGGCTCATCCCCTCGTTAACAGCGATCTTAGGGGCCATTGGAGCAACACTGATTACAAAATTCTCCACCAGCTTCCTCAACTGGCTTCACAAAATTGATAACTGGATTTACCAGCGTTTCTCGGGCAATAAGTTTTTCTGGACTCAGGCTTTGCGGCGATACCGTAAAGCACTAGTGGAGAAGCATGGGGAGCTGAAGATTCCATTTCGACCAAATCGCCCATTGGACATGGCGGAAATATATGTACCGCTGAAAGTAGCAGGGACTCGGAACAGGGAGGCCAAGATTGAGGCGCTGCAGGCAGTTCGGCAGTACAAGCGGCTGATGGTGACAGGGGAACCGGGGTCAGGAAAGACAATGCTGCTGCGATATCTGGCGCTGAACTATGGGCTGGAAAGGCTTCAGTTAGCCAATAATCCAGTGGTGGTTTTGTTAGAGCTACATCGGCTAGCAGGTGGGGCAGAGATCCTGCCGCAGTTAGTGGAAGCGCTGAAGCGGGGGGATTTTCCCAATGGGGAGGCGTTTCTGAAGCAGGCACTGCAGTCAGGCAAGCTGGTGCTACTTTTGGATGGACTGGATGAAGTGAGCAGCAATGACCGAACCCGTGTCGTGCGTCACCTTAGGGATTTTCTAGATGTATATGGGAAATGCGGCACAGTGATTACTTGCCGGACACCAGTTTATCAGGGAGAGTTTGACCTGATTACTGAGCAAACACTTGAGGTAGAGGCATTTACAGATGCACAGATTCAGCAGTTTTTGCGGCCATGGCAACGGCAAACGCCTGCTGAAAAATCGGTCCAGCAGCTTGTTCAGGCATTGAATAGTCGGCCTCAGGTTAAGGCGCTGGCAAGAAATCCACTCCTACTAACGATCATTGCCTATCTGTATTGTGATACGAGCTTTGTATTGCCTCATTCGCGAGCAGAATTCTATGCGAAGTCCACAGATATCTTGCTGGAAACCTGGGATCAAAGTAAGGAGAATCCAAATCAATTCAAAGGATTTGCAAAGCGTCTAGTTCTACAGCATTTAGCACTTTATGCCCAGGACTCAATTCAAAGTCAGTTAACAGAACGAAGACGCACAGACCAACAACAGGAAAGAAAAACGCTTAATTTTCAGACTATTGCGCAAGAGATTCAAACCATTCTTCCGGCTTTAAATCTAGATGCAGAGCAAGATTGGCAACTTGTACTAGATGAAATAGTGGAAAGGAGTGGGCTACTACTACGTATCGACGGGGGAGCACGATATCAATTTAGCAGTTTAACCTTACAAGAGTTTTTCGCAGCAAGCGCACTAATTAACAAACCACAACAAATAATTCAGCGTTATCAAGCTGCACCTGATGACTGGTATGAAGCCATTAAAGTTTGGTGTGGATTATCAAATGATGCCACTGAGGTTATCGCATCAATCTATAAAATCAAGCCAATCTTAGCCCTTGAATGTATTCCAGAAGCACAGCAGGTCAACAAGAATACAGCCGATAGTATTATTAAACACTTTAAATCAGAACTTGCCACGGAAAATGCATCATGGCAATTTTTGAAGGCTTTTGCAGCATTAGTATCAGATTTTCGTCCAAGAGGTCAATACCTTTTTGAATACTTAGTTCAACTTTTAGATGATTTAGAAAAACCATTAGAAAGAGAATCTGCCATCAAGATTCTATCATTAACTTATCGACACGACGCCGCTCAAGCATTAGCCTCAGTTTATGACGGATCTGACAGCATTAGTGCATCGCTCATCCGAATGGGCGATATTGCCATTCCAGCACTCGTAAACTTAGTCAAAGCAAAGGAAGTTGGTGCCTTCACAGATTTACGTAATATCGATACGCCTGCAGCGATTGACGCGGCTGGGGAGCTTACTTTCTTCGTAAAAGATACCATAAAAGAGATTGAAAGCTACTCTTACGAAATCGACAAGAGATTCATTAAAATCGAAGTCATAAAGGGAGGTTTCTTTAAAGAGAAAGATTCCGAGCTTATTTTACAAGTCAAAAATTTATCCAATCAAAAATTAGAAGGCATTAAGATAGTGCTCGATGAATCTCCAGAATATCAAATAACTAGTTTTTCAAATATTCGAAACGAGAGGATCTCATTTATTAAAGCAAATTCGAATTATATTTTAAAATATCGGCTCAAAACACAAGTCATTGGTCAGCTGACGCTACAACTCAGACTTGAAAATGAATTTTATCAACCACCACTAACAATATTATCTGTTAGTAAAAATCCTTACATTTGCGGAAATCCAATTGAAGATAAAGCAAATTTTTATGGCAGAAAAAATGAACTAGAATCTATTCGAAATCACATTTGCGACGAAAATGGTTCCCCAACCATGCTTATCGGAGAACAGCGCTCTGGGAAGACCAGTATATTCCGACTTCTTACACAAGAGTTGCCAAAAAAATACATACCCATATACATTTCATTGTCTGGAGTAGAACTCGAAACCAAGAAAGCATTAAAATGGATACTTATAAAGATTCAGAGGGAACTTAAACAGCATAAAATATCAACTGATATCATTCCTGACTTAGAGTTCAACAATGATTTTTGTGACGAACTTACAAAAATCGAGCATCAAGTAAAGTCACAAAGTTCACAAACAAAAATTGCTCTCATAATAGATGAAATGCATGAAGCAGCTAACATAGGAAATAAATTTCAAGAAGTGTTAAGGGAAGCATTCATCAGCCACCGTGACTTTATACGAATCACAGTAGCTTGCTACCACAGTTTCTTTAGTGATGCCAAGTCCAGCAGTTCTCCACTACATAACATTTTCAAGTACATACACTTAAAGATGTTAGAAGGAGACGATTTAGATGCTCTCATTACTAAACCTGCAAAAATGTTCGGCTATACCTATACAAAAGAAGCAGTAGCAGCAATCAAACATATCAGTGGAGGGCATCCGTATTACTGTCAGGCTATTTGCCATGAATCCCTAGACATAGCCAGAAATCAGCGCAAAAAAGAAATCTCTTACGAATTTGTTAAAGAAGCCAAGAAAATCACGTTAAAGAATGACATCGAAAAGTTTAGGCTGGGTTACTGGTTAGCCTGTAACTTAGACGAGAAATATGTCCTAAAAAAAATTATCCAAGGTCAACGAATATCAGAAAAGAAAGAAAGTAGAAAAACTCTTGAATCTCTTGAAAGGAAGCTCATTTTAACTAAATCTCACGAAAGACTGGTGTTTTCATCATTACTATTTCGAGAATGGGTGGAGCAACTTCTAGAATATAAGAATTAG